In the Kribbella sp. NBC_00482 genome, one interval contains:
- a CDS encoding SMP-30/gluconolactonase/LRE family protein, whose product MKTSIAPVRWTPPPVPPVRHPKGVDVEVVALPGAGPEDTLIDDDGSVLTGLYDGRILRVSADGKTISTLADTGGRPLGLEWLPDGKVLICDANRGLLTLDKDNRVTTLLSDIDGRPMRFCNNADVTEDGTIYFTDSSTRFGIDEWMADLLEHSTTGSVYRRTPDGALTRLATGRGFPNGVALSSDRRTLFWAETATYGLYKLDLTTAGAEPVQIAAIPGLPDNIARGSDGLIWVAVGSPRNAVLDLLLPKHPVLRKVVWALPDALKPKAADIIEIQAYDETGELVHDLRAKHPSFHMPTGVRERDGKVWLGSIGTSSLATFPTPTS is encoded by the coding sequence ATGAAGACGTCGATCGCGCCTGTTCGCTGGACCCCGCCGCCCGTACCGCCGGTGCGGCATCCGAAGGGCGTCGACGTCGAGGTCGTTGCGTTGCCGGGCGCGGGACCCGAGGACACGCTGATCGACGACGACGGCAGCGTTCTCACGGGCCTGTACGACGGCCGCATCCTGCGCGTCAGCGCCGACGGCAAGACGATCAGCACCCTCGCCGACACCGGCGGCCGGCCGCTCGGCCTGGAATGGCTGCCGGACGGCAAGGTGCTGATCTGCGACGCGAACCGCGGTCTGCTGACGCTCGACAAGGACAACCGGGTGACGACCTTGCTGTCGGACATCGACGGCCGCCCGATGCGGTTCTGCAACAACGCGGACGTCACCGAGGACGGCACGATCTACTTCACCGACTCGTCCACCCGGTTCGGCATCGACGAGTGGATGGCCGATCTCCTCGAACACTCCACGACCGGCAGCGTGTACCGCCGTACGCCCGACGGGGCACTTACCCGGCTGGCGACCGGCCGCGGCTTTCCGAACGGCGTGGCGCTCAGCAGCGATCGCCGTACGCTCTTCTGGGCCGAGACCGCGACGTACGGGCTCTACAAACTCGACCTCACGACCGCGGGCGCCGAGCCGGTGCAGATCGCGGCGATCCCGGGCCTGCCGGACAACATCGCCCGCGGCTCCGACGGCCTGATCTGGGTCGCGGTCGGGTCGCCGCGCAACGCCGTACTCGATCTGCTGCTGCCCAAGCACCCTGTACTCCGCAAGGTCGTGTGGGCGTTGCCGGACGCGTTGAAGCCGAAGGCTGCGGACATCATCGAGATCCAGGCGTACGACGAGACCGGCGAACTGGTCCACGACCTGCGCGCCAAGCACCCGAGCTTCCACATGCCCACCGGCGTCCGCGAACGCGACGGGAAGGTGTGGCTAGGAAGCATCGGCACCAGCT
- a CDS encoding RNA polymerase-binding protein RbpA gives MAGGGSAIRGSRVGAGPMGEAERGDTAPRQRIVFFCANGHDTATWFAVEAAIPEEWDCPRCGLPTSTDVNNPPPPPKIEPYKTHLAYVKERRSEQEAQEILDEALEKLRARRARGEVIF, from the coding sequence GTGGCTGGTGGTGGCAGTGCGATTCGTGGCAGCCGGGTCGGTGCCGGGCCGATGGGCGAGGCGGAGCGCGGCGACACCGCGCCCCGGCAGCGCATCGTGTTCTTCTGTGCGAACGGGCACGATACCGCGACCTGGTTCGCGGTCGAGGCGGCCATCCCGGAGGAGTGGGACTGTCCACGGTGCGGTCTGCCGACCAGCACCGATGTGAACAACCCGCCTCCGCCGCCGAAGATCGAGCCCTACAAGACCCACCTGGCCTATGTGAAGGAGCGGCGCTCCGAGCAGGAGGCGCAGGAGATCCTCGACGAAGCCCTCGAGAAGCTCCGCGCCCGTCGCGCCCGCGGCGAGGTCATCTTCTAG